The Phormidium sp. PBR-2020 DNA segment CTGGGTTTAGGTTGTTCTCTTGACACCATTGTTCAATCAGGGTCCAAGGAATGGCCATGAGAATCCCGGCTCCGTCTCCGGAGTCGTTGTCGGCACTGCATCCACCCCGGTGTTCTAGACAGGAGAGGGCGGCGAGGGCTTTATTGACGATGTCATGGTGGCCCTGTCCGTTCGGTGCGGCAATAAAGCCAACCCCACAAGCGTCTCGCTCTTCGACGAGCCATCGTTGTCCGTCTCGGGGGGCGCTGGCGGCTGGGTTAGGGGTCACGGCTGTGGTGGTTTGCTGGTTTTCGTTGCGGTTTATGCCCATTCGATCCATGTTCGTTCCTCTACGTGATGGGTATTTTAGCGTTTTTGGGGGGTGGGAGATTTTTAGAGATTTGGCTTGACGAGTGGGTTGGGAGATTTGCTCCCAGGCTCTTTGATGGTAATCGTGGGCGATCATCATCAAAGATCGCAATGTCCCACGGGTGAAGGTGGGACATCTGCAATGGGGGGCGCTCGTGGGGGGATCTGAATCGGAAACGTCGCTACCTCAGCTTGGATGTGCGACTCGCCACAATCGCTTCGGCAAAAGCTGATTATCCCGTTGGAGAGGGGGGTTTCAACAAGAAGCTACTTTGAACGTCAATTCGCTCTTCAAGGCTGTTTTGGGTTGGGAACAACGCCTTCGACCTCATCCCGACAAGGGCCAATCTCGATCACCATTCTGATCTTAGAGCACAAATCTTAGTTGAAAAGACCCCATTCTGGCAACGTACGTAATGGTTTGTTGACGAATTGCCGGGCCGAAAGGCGTTTCAGCTTCTGGACTCTCCCCCCAATTTACCCCAAGTCTGCCAAAAATATACTAATATCGTTGATTGGTAAAAATATCGTGGGCTGAGCTGGCTTTGGGGTCTGACTCATGGTTTTGGCTTGGGGTTGGCTTAGGGTTGGCTTAGTCTCAGCCGGGTTGCCGGCTTCTGTTGTTTGCTGTTTTTTGGCTGTGAAATCATGCTTGAGAGTGCTATTGTTGCCTATTGTCATTATCTCTCGTTTATGCTGGCGATCGCCGCTTTGGTGGTGGAACGCTTGAGCCTACACTCTGACCTCAGTTTGGAAAAGGCTCGCCGGATTGTGATTGCGGATGTGGTCTATGGTCTCTCGGCGATTGGGGTCTTAATCACGGGAGTGTTACGAGTTCTTTATTTTGGTAAAGGGGCAGATTACTATCTGGATAATCCTCTGTTTTGGACGAAAATCGGCTTGTTTTTGCTGGTTGGTGCATTGTCCCTCTATCCGACGGTGACGTTTATTTTATGGATTAAGGACTTACAACAGGTGCAAGTGCCATCCTTAAGTCGCGGCAAGGTTCAGGTGTTATCGAGTTTGGTGAGTTTGGAAATTGTTGGAATGTTGCTGATTCCTTTGTTTGCCAGTTTAATGGCTCGTGGCATTGGTCTGGCTTAAGGGAGTTTGACTCGGGAATGGGGAGGTGTTAGGGCAAATCGACTAACAGCGATCGCTCCTCGGGGGTAAAGTCTTCGGCTTGTTCGAGTTGACTGGCGAGGAGATCGGCGGTGGCGTCAGCGATGTCACCGCTACGTTGCCTCAATCGTTGTTCTAACACCTCTAGGGGGGCGTGACAATGGACAATTTGTAGGGGAATCCCGGCGGCTTGCGATCGCTGATGCACTTTATCCCGCCAACGACGGCGATCGTATTTGGCATCGAGAATGACGATCCAGCCTAGTTCTGCCAGTATAGCTCCAAGTTCCGCCAGTCGGCTATAGGTGCGATCGCTCATTTCCCGGCTGTAGATGGCTTGGGGGCCTCGTTCCTGGAGGGCTACACCGGCTAGATGTTTGCGAACGGCGTCGGAACGAATCTGGATTCCATCTAATTCTCGGGCAATCTTCCGGGCCTGGGTACTTTTGCCGGAACCGGATAATCCTGACATCATGATAATTCGCCCGGATTGGCTTTGGGTGTATTCCCAGGCCAGATGGTAATACTCAGCGGCGGCGGTGGCGGCGGCTTGTTTGTCTTCTGGGGAGACGGATTCGTCGTCGAGGAGGAAGGAGGTGACTTTGGCTCGCACATAGGCTTGACGGCTAAGGTACAGGGGTAAAACACGCAATCCTTGCCAATCGCCGGTTGTTTCGAGATAGGTGTTGAGGAAGGCGTTGCCTAAATCTCGGCGGCCTCGGGCGTGACAATCCATGACGGTGAAGGCCACATCGTACATGACATCGACATAGCGGAAGGCTTGGTTAAATTCAATGCAGTCAAATAGGAGGATGCGATTGCCCCAGAGGGCAATGTTGCGTAAGTGGAGATCTCCGTGACAATTGCGGATTTTACCCTCTCGAATCCGTTGTTCAAACCAGTCGGGATGTTCGGCGAAGATGCGATCGCTATAGGCTTTGGTGTCGTCAAATTGTTGTTGAGTTTGAACCCGACCAATATAGGCTTGTGTGTAGCGGTAGTTATCGTCAATGGCTTCACGAATGGCCGCTACTTCGCCAAATTTGGCAATCTCGGCATTGGTGGGGGCTTGGGCGTGATAGTCGGCCACGATTCGCCCCAACTCTTCCATGTGGTTCAGGGTCAGTTCACCGCGATCGAGTAGGTCTAAAAATAGGTTATCTTTGGGGAACTGACGCATTTTGAGGGCATACTCGACTGGCTCTCCGTCGCCGTTGAGATGAAAGCGATCGCCCTCCTGAGTAATCGGCAACACCGCCAGATAGATTCCCGGTGCGCCCCGCTGATTCAGGCGCAGTTCTTCTTGGCAAAAATGCCCCCGCTTCTCGACGGTGGAATAGTCGAAAAAGCCTAAATCGACGGATTTTTTAACTTTATAAACAAACTCCCCGGTTAACAAGACAAAAGAGCCATGAGTTTGTTTAAGTTGAATCGGTTGCGTCACCGGATGGGGGTAAAACTCCGGTTCCTGCATCTGTTGAATCAGTTTTGGAAAAGAAGACATGGAGATTTCAAATGAGAATTAACAAGGGATAAGTTGTGTTTTAAACGGTTTTTATAAAAAAGTTTTTGTGTATTTCAAATAGACAGCTTCATCGATGATTGAGAATAGCAAATTGTAGGAGCGAAGGGCACCTCGACTATCGGCTCGGTGAACACCCTTCGCCCCCACAGCCAGGGAGACGTTATGACGACAGAAGCGAGCGAGTTTCTTCGGGAGTGAGGCGGGGACCGAGGTGGGAGACGATGCGGGCGGAGGCTTTGGAGGCCAGTTTCCCGGCATCGGGGAGACTCATCCCGTGGGTGATGCCATAGAGTAACGCTCCTGCGTACATATCTCCAGCCCCTACGGTGTCGATGGCGTTGACGGGGACGGCATCTAGTTCAATGATAGAGTCTCCATCGAAAATGAGGGACCCTTGAGCGCCTCGGGTAATGGCGAATTGTTTCGTGAGGGTTTTGCAATGGGCGATCGCCTCGTTGATATCTTGAGTGTCGGCCAGTTTGAGGGCTTCAGTTTCGTTGGCAAAGAGGAAATCTAGGCCATCGCCAATCATCTCCAATAAGCCCTCTTTGAAGAACGTCACCATATTGGGATCGGAGAGGGAGAGGGAGGTTTTAACACCCGCCTTTTGGGCCAGATTCCGGGCTTCAATGGCGGCGGCTTTGCCGGTGGGGGAACTGACGAGATAGCCTTCGATATAGAGATAGTCCGAGTCGGCGATCGCGTTGGGAACTAACTCATCTTTGGAAAATTCGGCGGCGATTCCTAAGTGGGTGTTCATGGTGCGATCGGCATCTGGGGTGACGAAGACGAGACATTTTCCCGTCACGCCGTCGGGGCGATCGTTGGCTTGGATGTTGGTGTCTACCCCGCAGCGTTGCAAGTCTTCGAGATAAAACAGTCCACTGTCATCGTTGGCGACGCGACAGGAGTAGAAACTCTTGCCGCCAAACTGACTGACGGCGATCGCGGTATTGGCCGATGACCCTCCGCAGGCTTTCTTGACTTCATGGGGGGCGAGTTCGTTGACGAGATGATGATGCCGTTCTTCGTCAATTAAGGTCATCACCCCTTTATCAATCTCCAGGCTAGAGAGTTTGGCCTCATCTAACTCAAATTCAAAGTCAACGAGGGCGTTACCGAGGGCGTAAAGGTTGTATTTAGGCATTATAGGGAATAGGGAATAGGGAACAGGGGACAGAAAGGCAGTAGGCAGTAGGCAGTAGGCAGTAGGGGAAAGAAGGAATTAGGCTGCGTTGGCACGAAAAAACCAGGGGTGTTCCCTGGTTTGTGGTGGGCAGAACTGCCATGGCGTCATGAAACCAATCTAGTCTTCGCTGGCTTCTTCGAGAGCATCGAGCAGTTTGCTGGCTTCCGATGTTGCACTTCCCTCGTCTTCCGTTTGAGCCACGCGAGGGGCTTGGATGGTCACCAGGAGTAAGTCAGTATCCGTGACTGGGGCAACGCCTTCCGGGAAGGTCACTTCACTTAAGTGCATACTGCCTCCCATTTCTAGGGCGGAGACGTCGATCTCAATGGTTTCAGGGATATTGTCAGGGGCACATTCCACGGCCACCTCGTTTACCTGAGTCTCCAGAATCCCACCATCGCGTTCTACGCCAACGGGTTCACCGATAAAGTGAAGAGGTAAGTCCACCTGGACTGTCGCCTGAGAGGCAATGGAGAAGAAACTGAGGTGATAGGGATAGCCTCTCCAGGGGTGCATTTGCACTTCCCGCAGTAGGGTTTGTCCGCTCCAGCCTCCATCGGCAACGGTGACTTTAATTAGACTATTGGAGACGTTGGGGTCTTTGAGGAGTTGTTGGACGGACTTCTCGTCAACCACCAGTTCTAGGGAGTTGGTTCCATCATGTCCATAGAGGACAGCGGGTACTAATCCTTCTCGTCGTAAGGCTTTGGGTTTACTCCCGTCGGGACGGGATTTACATTCTACAGTCAGTTGCATAGTCGTCTGTTGCGGTTATCTACAAA contains these protein-coding regions:
- a CDS encoding DUF2214 family protein, whose amino-acid sequence is MLESAIVAYCHYLSFMLAIAALVVERLSLHSDLSLEKARRIVIADVVYGLSAIGVLITGVLRVLYFGKGADYYLDNPLFWTKIGLFLLVGALSLYPTVTFILWIKDLQQVQVPSLSRGKVQVLSSLVSLEIVGMLLIPLFASLMARGIGLA
- a CDS encoding AAA family ATPase, with the translated sequence MSSFPKLIQQMQEPEFYPHPVTQPIQLKQTHGSFVLLTGEFVYKVKKSVDLGFFDYSTVEKRGHFCQEELRLNQRGAPGIYLAVLPITQEGDRFHLNGDGEPVEYALKMRQFPKDNLFLDLLDRGELTLNHMEELGRIVADYHAQAPTNAEIAKFGEVAAIREAIDDNYRYTQAYIGRVQTQQQFDDTKAYSDRIFAEHPDWFEQRIREGKIRNCHGDLHLRNIALWGNRILLFDCIEFNQAFRYVDVMYDVAFTVMDCHARGRRDLGNAFLNTYLETTGDWQGLRVLPLYLSRQAYVRAKVTSFLLDDESVSPEDKQAAATAAAEYYHLAWEYTQSQSGRIIMMSGLSGSGKSTQARKIARELDGIQIRSDAVRKHLAGVALQERGPQAIYSREMSDRTYSRLAELGAILAELGWIVILDAKYDRRRWRDKVHQRSQAAGIPLQIVHCHAPLEVLEQRLRQRSGDIADATADLLASQLEQAEDFTPEERSLLVDLP
- a CDS encoding adenosine kinase; translated protein: MPKYNLYALGNALVDFEFELDEAKLSSLEIDKGVMTLIDEERHHHLVNELAPHEVKKACGGSSANTAIAVSQFGGKSFYSCRVANDDSGLFYLEDLQRCGVDTNIQANDRPDGVTGKCLVFVTPDADRTMNTHLGIAAEFSKDELVPNAIADSDYLYIEGYLVSSPTGKAAAIEARNLAQKAGVKTSLSLSDPNMVTFFKEGLLEMIGDGLDFLFANETEALKLADTQDINEAIAHCKTLTKQFAITRGAQGSLIFDGDSIIELDAVPVNAIDTVGAGDMYAGALLYGITHGMSLPDAGKLASKASARIVSHLGPRLTPEETRSLLSS
- a CDS encoding 50S ribosomal protein L25/general stress protein Ctc, which encodes MQLTVECKSRPDGSKPKALRREGLVPAVLYGHDGTNSLELVVDEKSVQQLLKDPNVSNSLIKVTVADGGWSGQTLLREVQMHPWRGYPYHLSFFSIASQATVQVDLPLHFIGEPVGVERDGGILETQVNEVAVECAPDNIPETIEIDVSALEMGGSMHLSEVTFPEGVAPVTDTDLLLVTIQAPRVAQTEDEGSATSEASKLLDALEEASED